The Thermanaerovibrio acidaminovorans DSM 6589 genome contains a region encoding:
- a CDS encoding GntR family transcriptional regulator, with the protein MEESLTHQATLYTTSADYVYSTLRREIITKRITSGTRLPEVAIASRLKVSRTPVREALRRLASEGLVLIIPNSGARVASPSRKEMEDAYVVREELECLAIRLACPRVTDRHMRRLEECILEEERAFEERNLERYLEVNEAFHRIITDAAGNRVLKEYVENILARTNVYIVFYDPFYIVESNPSVGEHRSIIEALKARDEELAVERMRNHIRLSKGSLFSGETGGR; encoded by the coding sequence ATGGAAGAGTCGTTGACCCATCAGGCTACACTGTACACCACCTCGGCGGACTATGTCTATTCTACTCTGCGCAGGGAGATAATAACCAAGCGGATAACCTCCGGGACCCGTCTGCCCGAGGTGGCCATAGCCAGTAGGCTCAAGGTGAGCAGGACACCGGTGAGGGAGGCGTTGCGTCGCCTGGCCAGCGAGGGTTTGGTGCTCATAATTCCCAACAGCGGGGCCCGGGTGGCGTCCCCCAGCCGGAAGGAGATGGAGGACGCCTACGTGGTCAGGGAGGAGCTGGAGTGTCTGGCCATCCGGCTTGCCTGTCCCCGGGTGACGGACCGGCACATGAGGCGTCTTGAGGAGTGCATCCTGGAGGAGGAGCGGGCCTTCGAGGAGCGGAACCTGGAGAGGTACCTGGAGGTGAACGAGGCGTTTCACCGGATAATCACCGATGCGGCGGGGAACCGGGTGCTGAAGGAGTACGTGGAGAACATCTTGGCCAGGACCAACGTCTACATAGTCTTCTACGATCCCTTCTACATAGTGGAGAGCAACCCCAGCGTGGGGGAGCACCGGTCCATAATCGAGGCCCTGAAGGCCCGGGACGAGGAGCTGGCGGTGGAGAGGATGAGGAACCACATCCGCCTGTCCAAGGGGAGCCTCTTCTCCGGGGAGACGGGGGGGAGATAG
- a CDS encoding PLP-dependent aminotransferase family protein: protein MLEVPLDRTSQVPLHRQLSGHLRRLILSGALPPGERLPSYRQMAQGLSVSRSTVEEAYCELEAEGLLCLSPRRGVFVAPLSRSSPQRRGCEEVLDLGSDEPMGELVLRHPMGRAVRWALGDQAPSDGDVAGLWGLRASLSRYSARRGIASREGDVVVTSGGREGLSLCLWALKEAGVRRLWVERLTYPYAFVQAGLLGLHVVPFARVEDLAGAGVEDGVYLVPSFHNPTGRTMKAPERRAVLEMSHRQGFKVLEDDTYGELRYGPESVPALKAMEGSDQVLYVGSLSKGLFLPMKLGYLVCPGWAAEAVLRVKEPLFGPAPLLSQRIALGLMDSWEVEPILEANRGAVRCRMEALCSPLGIQMPEGGIFAWLDLSVDGDEFAREALRLGLRVSPGSRFSPRGERVMGVRLSVLSAPPEELRRAAGELRGLVERLS from the coding sequence ATGCTGGAGGTGCCCCTGGATCGGACGTCCCAGGTGCCCCTTCACCGGCAGCTGAGCGGGCACCTGAGGCGGCTCATTCTATCCGGTGCCCTGCCGCCGGGGGAGCGGTTGCCCTCCTACCGGCAGATGGCCCAGGGGCTCTCGGTGAGCAGGAGCACCGTGGAGGAGGCCTACTGCGAGCTGGAGGCGGAGGGTCTTCTGTGCCTGTCCCCCAGGAGGGGGGTCTTCGTGGCCCCCCTGTCCCGCTCCTCCCCCCAGCGGCGGGGTTGCGAGGAGGTGCTGGACCTGGGCTCCGACGAGCCCATGGGGGAGCTGGTGCTCCGGCACCCCATGGGGCGGGCGGTCCGCTGGGCCCTTGGGGACCAGGCCCCCAGCGATGGGGACGTGGCGGGCCTGTGGGGGCTGAGGGCATCCCTTTCCAGGTACTCCGCCCGGCGGGGGATCGCCTCCCGGGAGGGGGACGTGGTGGTCACCTCCGGTGGCAGGGAGGGGCTATCCCTCTGCCTCTGGGCCCTGAAGGAGGCGGGGGTGAGGCGCCTGTGGGTGGAGCGTCTCACATACCCCTACGCCTTCGTCCAGGCGGGCCTTCTGGGGCTTCATGTGGTCCCCTTCGCCCGGGTGGAGGACCTGGCAGGGGCGGGGGTGGAGGACGGGGTCTACCTGGTGCCCAGCTTCCATAACCCAACCGGCCGGACCATGAAGGCCCCGGAGAGGCGGGCGGTGCTGGAGATGAGCCACCGCCAGGGGTTCAAGGTCCTGGAGGACGACACCTACGGGGAGCTGCGGTACGGCCCCGAGAGCGTCCCGGCCCTCAAGGCCATGGAGGGCTCAGACCAGGTGCTCTACGTGGGCTCCCTCTCCAAGGGGCTGTTCCTGCCCATGAAGCTGGGCTACCTCGTATGTCCTGGGTGGGCGGCGGAGGCGGTGCTCAGGGTAAAGGAGCCCCTGTTCGGCCCCGCACCCCTCCTGTCCCAGCGGATAGCCCTGGGCCTAATGGACTCCTGGGAGGTGGAGCCCATCCTGGAGGCCAACCGGGGGGCGGTGCGTTGCAGGATGGAGGCCCTCTGCTCCCCATTGGGGATCCAGATGCCCGAGGGGGGCATCTTCGCCTGGCTTGACCTGTCGGTGGATGGGGATGAGTTCGCCAGGGAGGCGCTGAGGCTTGGGCTTCGGGTCTCACCCGGGTCCCGGTTCTCCCCCCGGGGGGAGCGGGTGATGGGGGTGCGGCTGTCTGTCCTCTCCGCCCCGCCGGAGGAGCTGCGGCGGGCGGCGGGGGAGCTGAGGGGCCTGGTGGAGCGTCTGTCGTGA
- a CDS encoding PASTA domain-containing protein: MGRFFKLGVVLSLLVIVGSAYMALKLVFFERPEVQVPSLIGLQVTDAVARLKELGMLAKVDEVDSSQPQGVVISQWPDPGESVERGKVVILKASRGGRVVPVPDVRGLEMGEAVKRLSELGLSVSEVLKVKDPVTPAGKVIAQNPSAPANVPTTASVSLLVSHGRDGEDLVEIPDLVGQPVDQAMLMLSQMGLKAAVAARVKTQAFPEGVVVSHAPRVGAKVPPGSSVSLRVSAQGSGGGQVQEPGVVEVPAGTDNQKEVPKEAPKESPKPPVAPRAPEQVVKPEPTRPEASRPSGPVKLAKIRYQVPPLTQGMLLKIELVDQEGSRVIKEAQVKGGEYISVDAPFKGEARVAIYLGGEFVWQDRYQ, encoded by the coding sequence ATGGGCCGTTTCTTCAAGTTAGGGGTGGTTCTGTCCCTTTTGGTGATAGTGGGCTCCGCCTACATGGCGTTGAAGCTGGTGTTCTTCGAGCGGCCGGAGGTCCAGGTGCCGTCGCTGATAGGCCTTCAGGTGACCGATGCGGTGGCCAGGCTGAAGGAGCTTGGCATGCTGGCCAAGGTTGACGAGGTGGACTCCTCCCAGCCTCAGGGGGTGGTGATCTCCCAGTGGCCGGACCCGGGGGAGTCGGTGGAGCGGGGCAAGGTGGTGATCCTCAAGGCCAGCCGTGGGGGCCGGGTGGTTCCCGTGCCGGACGTGAGGGGCCTGGAGATGGGGGAGGCGGTGAAGCGTCTCTCGGAGCTGGGGCTGTCGGTGTCGGAGGTGCTCAAGGTTAAGGACCCGGTGACCCCCGCGGGGAAGGTGATAGCCCAGAACCCCTCGGCGCCGGCCAACGTGCCCACCACCGCGTCGGTGAGCCTCCTGGTGAGCCATGGGAGGGACGGGGAGGACCTGGTGGAGATCCCGGACCTGGTGGGCCAGCCGGTGGACCAGGCGATGCTGATGCTTTCCCAGATGGGGTTGAAGGCGGCGGTGGCGGCCCGGGTCAAGACCCAGGCGTTCCCGGAAGGGGTGGTGGTGTCCCACGCTCCCCGGGTGGGGGCCAAGGTGCCGCCGGGCAGCAGCGTGTCCCTTAGGGTCTCCGCCCAGGGTAGCGGCGGGGGGCAGGTCCAGGAGCCGGGGGTGGTCGAGGTCCCCGCCGGGACCGATAACCAGAAGGAGGTTCCCAAGGAGGCCCCCAAGGAGTCTCCCAAGCCTCCGGTGGCCCCCAGGGCGCCGGAGCAGGTGGTGAAGCCCGAGCCCACGAGGCCCGAGGCCTCCAGGCCCTCCGGTCCGGTCAAGTTGGCCAAGATCCGCTACCAGGTCCCCCCCCTGACCCAGGGGATGCTCCTCAAGATCGAGCTGGTGGACCAGGAGGGGTCCCGGGTGATCAAGGAGGCCCAGGTGAAGGGCGGGGAGTACATATCCGTGGACGCCCCCTTCAAGGGGGAGGCCCGGGTGGCCATATATCTCGGAGGGGAGTTCGTATGGCAAGATCGGTATCAGTAG
- a CDS encoding PLP-dependent aminotransferase family protein has product MLPLIHPEELANSFPIHSSPLVEYIRLGLENRALPLTSGQPSLDAMDVDLISRCSARGIAENPRALLYGSNRGLGALRQQVLAWQASLGIAPREATEAHIMMTLGSQYGFHLLCQAMLQGGDPVAFDAPCYPDTWCTLLRHRARLVPIPVDQDGMDLDRLEEHLRTKGPVKMVYTILNHQNPSGCSMSPQRQARLMDLADRYRFLVAVDDPYRLLDLDPVDRNCRAEIPQLGFETGLVVYLGSFSKILSPGIRLGWLMGHPSLVEGLAKLQEMTMISLPAADSALALQFLKEGHMGPQLERVRSFLRVRRQALAEGLSSQGLTFHSPKGGCFLNLPVEGASEVALRLVKDKKVATVPERAFWPNVEGARDSFLRLSYSWCSPEELTEAAERIGETLREMDRA; this is encoded by the coding sequence GTGTTACCCTTGATCCATCCGGAGGAACTGGCAAATAGCTTCCCGATCCACAGTTCCCCCCTGGTGGAGTACATCCGCCTGGGCCTGGAGAACCGGGCCCTGCCGCTCACTTCCGGGCAGCCATCCCTGGACGCCATGGACGTGGACCTGATCTCCCGGTGCTCCGCCCGGGGCATCGCGGAGAATCCGAGGGCCCTGCTCTACGGCAGCAACCGGGGCCTGGGGGCCCTTAGGCAACAGGTGCTCGCCTGGCAGGCGTCCCTAGGCATAGCCCCCCGGGAGGCCACGGAGGCCCACATCATGATGACCCTGGGGTCCCAGTACGGCTTCCACCTCCTCTGCCAGGCGATGCTCCAAGGGGGGGACCCGGTGGCCTTCGACGCCCCCTGCTACCCGGACACCTGGTGCACCCTCCTGAGACACCGGGCCAGGCTGGTCCCCATCCCGGTGGACCAGGACGGCATGGACCTGGACAGGCTGGAGGAACACCTGAGGACCAAGGGGCCCGTCAAGATGGTCTACACCATCCTCAACCACCAGAACCCCTCAGGCTGCTCCATGAGCCCCCAGCGCCAGGCCCGACTCATGGACCTGGCCGATAGGTACCGCTTCCTGGTGGCGGTGGACGACCCCTACCGGCTCCTCGACCTGGACCCGGTGGACCGGAACTGCCGGGCGGAGATTCCCCAGCTGGGCTTCGAGACCGGACTGGTGGTCTACCTGGGCTCCTTCTCCAAGATCCTCTCCCCCGGGATCCGGCTGGGCTGGCTCATGGGCCACCCAAGCCTGGTGGAGGGATTGGCGAAGCTCCAGGAGATGACCATGATATCCCTCCCCGCCGCGGACTCCGCCTTGGCCCTCCAGTTCCTCAAGGAGGGCCACATGGGACCCCAGCTGGAAAGGGTCCGATCCTTCCTCCGGGTCCGCCGGCAGGCCCTGGCGGAGGGGCTATCGTCCCAGGGCCTCACCTTCCACTCCCCCAAGGGAGGGTGCTTCCTCAACCTGCCGGTGGAGGGCGCATCGGAGGTGGCCCTCAGGCTCGTAAAGGACAAGAAGGTGGCCACCGTGCCCGAACGGGCCTTCTGGCCCAACGTGGAGGGGGCCAGGGACTCCTTCCTCCGGCTCTCCTACTCCTGGTGCTCCCCGGAGGAGCTCACGGAGGCGGCGGAGCGCATCGGCGAGACCCTGCGGGAGATGGACCGGGCATGA
- a CDS encoding zinc metallopeptidase: MFYPMFDPTFLILIPAVALGMWAQMRVQSTYARYSAVWARKGVTAEMVAERLLSMFGLRVPVERVPGNLSDHYDPRSKVLRLSDSVWGNYSIAAIGVAAHEVGHAVQDLEGYSPLRIRNSIVPVVNIGSMAALPLFFIGFLFRSGVMMDLGILFFLGVVGFHLVTLPVEFDASRRALRLLADTGYLAPDEIRGAKAVLDAAAWTYVAATVMALSQLFRLFLLRGVIGGRDD; the protein is encoded by the coding sequence GTGTTCTATCCCATGTTCGATCCCACGTTCTTGATACTGATCCCCGCCGTTGCGTTGGGGATGTGGGCCCAGATGCGGGTGCAGTCCACCTACGCCCGCTACTCCGCCGTTTGGGCCCGGAAGGGGGTCACCGCGGAGATGGTGGCGGAGCGGTTGCTGTCCATGTTCGGCCTCAGGGTGCCGGTGGAGCGGGTGCCCGGGAACCTGTCGGACCATTACGATCCCAGGTCGAAGGTGCTCCGGCTCTCGGACAGCGTGTGGGGCAACTACAGCATAGCCGCCATAGGCGTGGCGGCCCACGAGGTGGGTCATGCGGTGCAGGACCTGGAGGGGTACTCCCCCCTCAGGATCAGGAACTCCATAGTTCCGGTGGTGAACATAGGGTCCATGGCGGCGTTGCCCCTGTTCTTCATCGGGTTCCTCTTCAGGTCCGGGGTGATGATGGACCTGGGGATCCTGTTCTTCCTTGGGGTGGTTGGGTTCCATCTGGTTACGTTGCCGGTGGAGTTCGACGCCTCCCGCCGGGCGTTGCGGCTCCTGGCGGACACCGGGTACCTGGCGCCGGACGAGATAAGGGGGGCCAAGGCGGTGCTGGACGCGGCGGCGTGGACCTACGTGGCCGCCACGGTGATGGCCCTGTCCCAGCTCTTTAGGCTGTTCCTTCTGCGGGGGGTCATCGGGGGACGGGACGATTAG
- the citC gene encoding [citrate (pro-3S)-lyase] ligase: MSFGVETEFLDPASGVPEEVLSLLYAEGLRFEGADVTVLLRMNRRPAATASLDGQVIKMVAVDPEYRSMGLSAQAVSRLLEWARPRGMGHFFVYTKPSEADKFESLGFCQIGSSPGAVLLEMGRPNAEDFRRGLEELRLRVGVEESSAIVMNANPFTRGHRYLAERASSASEHLFVVVVRSDRSSFPFEDRIRMVRLGLEDLGNVTVVDGGDYAVSSATFPTYFLRDPSMEEVIRIQTRLDLDLFGRIFVPALRIRSRFVGTEPYCPVTGLYNQAMREVLPRFGVQVVEVPRLEEGGSAVSASLVRRAMAEGDPRGLEALLPPTSYRYIMDNWDRLRERVLSSKGGH; encoded by the coding sequence ATGAGCTTCGGGGTGGAAACGGAGTTCCTGGATCCCGCCAGCGGGGTGCCGGAGGAGGTCCTTTCCCTCCTCTACGCCGAGGGGCTGCGGTTCGAGGGGGCGGACGTGACGGTGCTTCTCCGGATGAACCGCCGTCCGGCGGCCACCGCGTCCCTGGACGGTCAGGTCATAAAGATGGTGGCGGTGGACCCGGAGTACCGCTCCATGGGCCTCTCCGCCCAGGCGGTGTCCCGGCTCCTGGAGTGGGCCCGCCCCCGGGGGATGGGGCACTTCTTCGTTTACACCAAGCCGTCCGAGGCGGACAAGTTCGAGTCCCTGGGATTCTGCCAGATAGGCTCCTCCCCCGGTGCGGTGCTCCTGGAGATGGGGCGTCCCAACGCGGAGGACTTTCGAAGGGGACTGGAGGAGCTTAGGCTGAGGGTGGGGGTGGAGGAGTCCTCCGCCATCGTGATGAACGCCAACCCCTTCACCCGGGGACATCGGTACCTGGCGGAGCGGGCCTCGTCCGCGTCGGAGCACCTGTTCGTGGTGGTGGTCCGGTCCGACAGATCCTCCTTCCCCTTCGAGGACCGGATCCGGATGGTCCGGCTCGGGCTGGAGGACCTTGGGAACGTCACGGTGGTGGACGGGGGGGACTACGCGGTGTCCTCCGCCACCTTCCCCACCTACTTCCTCCGGGACCCCTCCATGGAGGAGGTTATCCGGATCCAGACCAGGCTGGACCTGGACCTCTTCGGCCGGATCTTCGTCCCCGCCCTCCGGATCCGGAGCCGTTTCGTGGGGACCGAGCCCTACTGTCCCGTCACCGGCCTTTACAACCAGGCCATGAGGGAGGTGCTCCCCCGTTTCGGGGTCCAGGTGGTGGAGGTCCCCCGGCTGGAGGAGGGTGGATCGGCGGTGTCCGCCTCCCTGGTCCGGCGGGCCATGGCGGAGGGGGACCCGAGGGGCCTGGAGGCGTTGCTCCCCCCCACCAGCTACCGGTACATCATGGACAACTGGGACAGGCTGAGGGAGCGGGTCCTGTCCTCCAAGGGGGGCCACTGA
- a CDS encoding RsmB/NOP family class I SAM-dependent RNA methyltransferase — protein MRVWKEVAKGAFASEALRIVSEGMSPEDRRLASLLVYGALRRRSLWRNMVERRLKRPFKELKPVTRDGLIIGAAALMELRNFRPGPLYGGLSQCLKAEGAEDQVPILVAVLKRIEREGAQFLERLSRSSDMRDLALYHGLPAWAANLFRDQMGTQRARELVRLLGMRRYTSFFVDPSRRASALEAMGRGGIRSWEGGLDCSIRTCSYGFPPEVPGYGDGTLTPMSESSMWIVKWASALWRGGPVLDMCSGRGLKGAALLTLLKDVELECWDKSFGRTRAAQGDLERRSLGGRGVVRCGDALELEPLSEPSLVMLDAPCSGSGTWGRHPEGKWRVAPEDLEALSSLQVRLLERACGLIPKGGRVIYSTCSLFREENERVVGDVLSRNPQVVEEPIGAEGRLFVRGRPFGTYIWPGLPWVDGFYCAVLYRRG, from the coding sequence TTGCGGGTTTGGAAGGAGGTGGCCAAGGGGGCGTTCGCCTCCGAGGCCCTGAGGATCGTTTCGGAGGGCATGTCCCCCGAGGACCGGCGGTTGGCGTCCCTGCTGGTCTACGGGGCGTTGAGGCGCCGGAGCCTTTGGCGGAATATGGTGGAGAGGCGGCTCAAAAGGCCCTTCAAGGAGTTGAAGCCGGTGACCCGGGATGGGCTGATCATAGGAGCCGCGGCGCTGATGGAGCTTCGCAACTTCCGCCCGGGCCCCCTCTACGGGGGGCTGAGCCAGTGTCTGAAGGCGGAGGGGGCGGAGGACCAGGTGCCCATCCTGGTGGCGGTGCTCAAGCGGATCGAGCGGGAGGGGGCCCAGTTCCTGGAGAGGCTGTCCAGGAGCTCGGACATGAGGGACCTGGCGCTCTACCATGGGCTGCCCGCCTGGGCGGCGAACCTGTTCAGGGACCAGATGGGGACCCAGCGGGCCCGGGAGCTGGTGCGCCTTTTGGGTATGCGGCGGTATACGTCGTTCTTCGTGGATCCCTCCCGCCGGGCCAGCGCTCTGGAGGCCATGGGGCGCGGCGGGATCCGATCCTGGGAGGGGGGGCTGGATTGCTCCATCCGCACCTGCTCCTACGGCTTCCCGCCGGAGGTGCCGGGCTACGGTGACGGGACGCTGACCCCCATGTCCGAGTCCTCCATGTGGATCGTGAAGTGGGCCTCCGCCCTGTGGAGGGGCGGACCGGTGCTGGACATGTGCTCCGGCCGTGGACTCAAGGGGGCGGCGCTACTCACGCTGCTTAAGGACGTGGAGTTGGAGTGCTGGGACAAGTCCTTTGGCAGGACCCGGGCGGCCCAGGGGGACCTGGAGAGGAGGTCCCTTGGGGGCCGTGGGGTGGTGAGGTGCGGCGATGCGCTGGAGCTGGAGCCCCTATCGGAGCCCTCGCTGGTGATGCTGGACGCCCCCTGCAGCGGCAGCGGCACCTGGGGGAGGCACCCGGAGGGAAAGTGGCGGGTTGCCCCGGAGGACCTGGAGGCTCTCTCGTCCCTGCAGGTGAGGCTCCTGGAGCGGGCCTGCGGGCTGATTCCCAAGGGTGGCCGGGTCATATACTCCACCTGCAGCCTCTTCCGGGAGGAGAACGAGCGGGTGGTGGGGGATGTTCTCTCCCGGAACCCCCAGGTGGTGGAGGAGCCTATAGGGGCGGAGGGCAGGCTTTTCGTGCGGGGTCGTCCTTTCGGCACCTACATATGGCCCGGGCTGCCCTGGGTGGACGGGTTCTACTGTGCGGTTCTCTACCGGCGAGGATAG
- a CDS encoding DegT/DnrJ/EryC1/StrS family aminotransferase gives MIGLSSIPSFDLKRNYQRVKWEVLRALEGVLEGQHFILGPEVKAFEGEFASYLGVDHAIGCASGSDALLLALMAIGVGPGDEVITTPFTFFASTSCISRLGARAVYVDVEPDTYNMRMDMVMDAVTDKTKAVLPVHIFGQMCPLEQIRGPLKERGISLIEDCAQSFGAVRRVDGELLRGGAVGDISCFSFFPTKNLGCYGDGGLVATGDEGLAGRLRSLRVHGSTSTYFHDEVGLNSRLDEIQAAILRVRLRHAEEWNEERRAIAERYRMLFAAKDLLEWVTPPVEAEGNRHVFHQYVVRAKDRDALQSFLAERGITTRVYYPLSLHLQPCFRYLGYKEGDFPVSEMLTREVLALPMFPELTPEEQEAVVAAMADFYRR, from the coding sequence ATGATCGGGTTGTCTTCCATACCGTCGTTCGATCTAAAGAGGAACTATCAGCGGGTGAAGTGGGAGGTCCTCCGGGCGCTGGAGGGGGTCCTGGAGGGTCAGCACTTCATCCTTGGACCGGAGGTGAAGGCCTTCGAGGGGGAGTTCGCCTCGTACCTTGGGGTGGATCACGCCATAGGGTGCGCCTCCGGCAGCGACGCGTTGCTTTTGGCGTTGATGGCCATCGGGGTTGGCCCCGGGGACGAGGTTATAACCACCCCGTTTACCTTCTTCGCCAGCACCAGCTGCATATCCCGTCTGGGTGCCCGGGCGGTCTACGTGGACGTGGAGCCCGACACCTACAACATGAGGATGGACATGGTGATGGACGCGGTCACCGACAAGACCAAGGCGGTGCTCCCGGTGCACATCTTCGGCCAGATGTGCCCCCTGGAGCAGATCCGAGGCCCCCTGAAGGAGCGGGGCATAAGCCTGATCGAGGACTGCGCCCAGTCCTTCGGGGCGGTGAGGCGGGTTGACGGGGAGCTGCTCCGGGGAGGGGCGGTGGGGGACATATCCTGCTTCTCCTTCTTCCCCACCAAGAACCTGGGGTGCTACGGGGACGGGGGCCTGGTGGCCACCGGTGACGAGGGGCTGGCGGGCAGGCTCAGGTCCCTTCGGGTCCACGGCTCCACCTCCACCTACTTCCACGACGAGGTGGGGCTCAACAGCCGGCTGGACGAGATCCAGGCGGCGATCCTTCGGGTTAGGCTGAGGCACGCGGAGGAGTGGAACGAGGAGCGGCGGGCCATAGCGGAGAGGTACCGGATGCTCTTCGCCGCCAAGGACCTGCTGGAGTGGGTCACCCCGCCGGTGGAGGCGGAGGGGAACCGGCACGTGTTCCACCAGTACGTGGTGAGGGCCAAGGACCGGGACGCCCTCCAGTCCTTCCTGGCGGAGCGGGGGATCACCACCCGGGTCTACTATCCCCTGTCGTTGCACCTGCAGCCCTGCTTCCGCTACCTGGGCTACAAGGAGGGGGACTTCCCGGTGAGCGAGATGCTGACCCGGGAGGTGCTGGCGTTGCCCATGTTCCCGGAGCTCACCCCGGAGGAGCAGGAGGCGGTGGTGGCCGCCATGGCGGATTTCTACCGCCGCTGA
- a CDS encoding citrate lyase holo-[acyl-carrier protein] synthase, whose amino-acid sequence MRPLEAVLAAREGRLRLRKGFAGPWALVHGGLNVPGWPKRLPGDLKVLRWAVGEALRGIGHRELWAGVDSLGAQVLVAAEADPLEVKARCAALEEALPFGRLLDLDVFAGSDPLRSLKRGQVGLPERRCLVCNRPAKECAVAARHHPGTLRRRALALWGLRGQVLDVDPPEPQGQQGAHRPPRQTPDHVGPVGPAGDHVGHEAPQGVSVGGDATDREDQDQEPQVHARSISRRVSPMRSAASVSSSGEHQE is encoded by the coding sequence GTGAGGCCCCTTGAGGCGGTCCTGGCCGCCCGGGAGGGGCGGCTACGTCTAAGGAAGGGCTTCGCGGGGCCCTGGGCGCTGGTTCACGGGGGGCTCAACGTCCCCGGCTGGCCCAAGAGGCTGCCCGGGGACCTCAAGGTCCTCCGGTGGGCGGTTGGTGAGGCCCTCAGGGGGATCGGTCACCGGGAGCTGTGGGCGGGGGTGGACTCCCTGGGGGCCCAGGTGCTGGTGGCGGCGGAGGCGGACCCGTTGGAGGTGAAGGCCCGTTGCGCCGCCCTGGAGGAGGCCCTCCCCTTCGGGAGGCTCCTGGACCTGGACGTGTTCGCCGGCTCGGACCCCTTGAGGTCCCTCAAGAGGGGCCAGGTGGGGCTACCGGAGAGGCGGTGTCTGGTGTGTAACCGTCCCGCCAAGGAGTGCGCCGTGGCGGCCAGGCACCACCCGGGTACGTTAAGGCGTAGGGCCCTGGCCCTCTGGGGGCTGAGAGGTCAGGTCCTTGATGTAGATCCTCCAGAGCCGCAGGGCCAGCAGGGCGCACATCGTCCCCCCCGCCAGACCCCAGATCATGTAGGGCCAGTTGGGCCTGCCGGAGACCACGTAGGCCATGAGGCCCCCCAGGGCGTATCCGTAGGCGGTGACGCTACCGATCGAGAGGATCAGGACCAGGAGCCGCAGGTTCATGCCCGGTCCATCTCCCGCAGGGTCTCGCCGATGCGCTCCGCCGCCTCCGTGAGCTCCTCCGGGGAGCACCAGGAGTAG
- a CDS encoding long-chain-fatty-acid--CoA ligase, translating into MRRLDDAILERLSRGSGEHCLWWQGAWWSREALWGLAEECYGALKASGFGEGMRLGLCLPNGPSLLALSLAAWMAGGTVVPLNWKGLDQETLDGLDLFALVDSGDSRVGYRSVPVVTLEHNGGIPEFAGRRCGVTDPDLAVIFATSGTTGKPKLVPLTHGNLFHNAQACVEHVEDLEEDDVFLNALPNYHALGFTVCGLLPLLFGFPQVMVSSFMPPEGTMDAMRKGGVTVLPAVPIMISMLVGAFARKGAVPNGLRVIISGGDRLPRRLDERCQRVLGVPVLEGYGLTETSPVLTVNPSVARRRPGTVGTFLRGVQYRVLREDGTEASPGETGRLFVKGPSVFGGYFGDQALNRRRFVDGWFDTEDLVRVDQDGYVTLESRVGDLIIVGGFNVYPREVEAVLMEHPKVREAAVVGVPNPLSGQAVKAFVVPRNGEVPTLREIAEFCRERLPHYKVPRQLEVVDHFPRSSIGEVIKKELKGP; encoded by the coding sequence GTGCGTAGACTTGACGATGCGATCCTGGAGAGGCTGTCCAGGGGGAGCGGGGAACACTGCCTTTGGTGGCAGGGGGCCTGGTGGTCCCGGGAGGCCCTTTGGGGCTTAGCGGAGGAGTGTTACGGGGCCCTGAAGGCCAGCGGCTTCGGGGAGGGCATGCGACTTGGGCTGTGCCTTCCCAACGGGCCGAGCCTCCTGGCCCTGTCCCTGGCGGCCTGGATGGCGGGGGGCACGGTGGTGCCCCTGAACTGGAAGGGGCTGGATCAGGAGACGCTGGATGGTTTGGACCTGTTCGCCCTGGTGGACTCCGGGGACTCCCGGGTGGGCTACCGGTCGGTTCCGGTGGTGACATTGGAGCACAATGGGGGGATCCCGGAGTTCGCCGGGCGACGATGCGGCGTCACCGACCCGGACCTGGCGGTGATATTCGCCACCTCGGGCACCACCGGCAAGCCCAAGCTGGTGCCCCTGACCCACGGGAACCTGTTTCACAACGCCCAGGCCTGCGTGGAGCACGTGGAGGACCTGGAGGAGGACGACGTGTTCCTCAACGCGTTGCCCAACTATCACGCCCTGGGGTTCACCGTCTGCGGGCTGCTGCCCCTGCTCTTCGGCTTCCCCCAGGTGATGGTGTCCTCCTTCATGCCCCCCGAGGGTACCATGGACGCCATGCGGAAGGGGGGGGTGACGGTCCTGCCGGCGGTTCCCATCATGATCTCCATGCTGGTGGGGGCCTTCGCCCGGAAGGGGGCGGTTCCCAATGGGCTAAGGGTGATCATATCCGGCGGGGACCGGCTTCCCCGGCGGCTGGACGAGCGGTGCCAGCGGGTCCTGGGGGTGCCGGTCCTGGAGGGCTACGGCCTCACGGAGACGTCGCCGGTGCTGACCGTCAACCCCTCGGTGGCCCGTCGCCGGCCCGGCACGGTGGGCACCTTCCTCCGGGGCGTCCAGTACCGGGTCCTTCGGGAGGATGGCACCGAGGCCAGCCCGGGGGAGACGGGCCGGCTGTTCGTCAAGGGGCCATCGGTCTTCGGAGGCTACTTTGGGGACCAGGCCCTTAACCGGCGCAGGTTCGTGGACGGCTGGTTCGACACCGAGGACCTGGTGCGGGTTGACCAGGACGGTTACGTTACGCTGGAGTCCCGGGTGGGGGACCTGATAATAGTCGGGGGCTTCAACGTCTATCCCCGGGAGGTGGAGGCGGTGCTCATGGAGCACCCCAAGGTCCGGGAGGCGGCGGTGGTGGGGGTCCCCAACCCCTTGAGCGGCCAGGCGGTTAAGGCCTTCGTGGTCCCCCGGAACGGGGAAGTCCCGACCCTGAGGGAGATCGCCGAGTTCTGCCGGGAGAGGCTCCCCCACTACAAGGTCCCCCGTCAGCTGGAGGTGGTGGACCACTTCCCCCGCTCCAGCATAGGGGAGGTCATCAAGAAGGAGCTGAAGGGCCCATGA